Proteins encoded in a region of the Elizabethkingia bruuniana genome:
- a CDS encoding tetratricopeptide repeat protein: MKKLFLTTALLLTGFIAFAQSAYEKAMTDKMSKIVQCKTNDDFTALSNDFSRIGDKEKTQWLPYYYAALSTIQGGRVLMRDQKTDGLDASGDAAINYIAKAEALNPNNAELFLLKKMAHGVKMMVDPMSRYMTEGQEAQKALGEAIKLDPNNPRVYVLQAEDLYFTPEQYGGDKKKAKEMFLKAKELFKTNKPKTALDPNWGESEADYFLSQMK, from the coding sequence ATGAAAAAACTATTTTTAACAACAGCACTTCTTTTAACTGGTTTTATAGCCTTTGCACAAAGTGCTTATGAAAAAGCAATGACCGATAAGATGAGCAAAATTGTTCAATGCAAAACCAATGATGATTTTACAGCATTGAGCAATGATTTCTCCAGAATTGGAGATAAAGAGAAAACACAATGGCTACCTTATTATTATGCAGCCTTGTCTACAATACAAGGAGGGCGTGTTCTGATGCGAGATCAAAAAACAGACGGATTAGATGCTTCCGGAGATGCAGCAATTAATTATATTGCAAAAGCAGAAGCTCTGAATCCCAATAATGCAGAGCTCTTTCTTCTGAAAAAGATGGCACATGGGGTTAAAATGATGGTAGATCCGATGTCCCGTTATATGACAGAAGGACAGGAAGCCCAAAAGGCATTGGGTGAAGCAATTAAATTGGATCCGAATAATCCGAGAGTATATGTGCTTCAGGCTGAAGATCTTTATTTTACGCCAGAACAATATGGTGGAGATAAAAAGAAAGCGAAAGAAATGTTTCTGAAAGCAAAAGAGCTTTTTAAAACGAATAAGCCAAAGACGGCATTAGACCCAAACTGGGGAGAAAGTGAAGCTGATTATTTCCTTTCTCAGATGAAATAA
- a CDS encoding DUF6080 domain-containing protein has translation MKAKIINFFKTIFPVNSTELFVLLFFMVVYGVFGWFIASQFRLVYDDRIPWDAYFSFDNYSIIVSGGAWERHPFSNYFFNVIREAALWFSGGKTNATFRIALSMFSTITVAFTMLQCYKYFRNIIKLPLSVSLFLLFFFGLFTTPILLSFTPETYTFSFFLLVFFNYFAALKLSQEKKIGLIPLTCFSILIGGLTITNIVKVYIPVLFEKGLFRKWKHFGRTILYGIISVGVFILLYLWRLDFRLQLIINQTSSQYERFSKPKVTPLWDMMTSWFWGGSMLFPSFITRDYTSRTGFEYKALFMDVYSSWASYLFVALIALLLIWSLISNYKNKLVIILGLSLLCDVIIHCVLKFGLHTSYIYGGHFIFVVPMLLGWLFYSQKGNPKTISAIWVVLIILFAYLGFNNIYRLTEFITFANQYYR, from the coding sequence GTGAAGGCAAAAATTATCAACTTTTTTAAGACCATATTCCCGGTAAACTCAACTGAATTATTTGTTTTACTATTCTTTATGGTTGTTTATGGTGTATTTGGATGGTTTATCGCGAGCCAGTTTCGTTTGGTTTATGATGATCGTATCCCTTGGGATGCTTATTTCAGTTTCGATAATTATTCAATTATAGTGTCTGGAGGAGCTTGGGAACGCCATCCGTTTTCTAATTATTTTTTTAATGTAATTAGGGAGGCCGCTTTATGGTTTTCTGGTGGAAAAACAAATGCAACATTTCGTATTGCCTTATCAATGTTTAGTACAATAACGGTTGCATTTACAATGTTACAATGCTACAAGTACTTCAGAAATATTATTAAATTACCACTTTCAGTAAGTCTATTCTTACTTTTCTTTTTTGGTTTATTTACAACTCCTATTCTCCTTTCATTTACCCCTGAAACCTATACTTTTTCATTTTTTCTTTTAGTGTTCTTTAATTATTTCGCAGCACTAAAGCTTTCTCAGGAAAAGAAAATTGGTCTTATTCCGTTAACCTGCTTTTCTATTCTAATCGGAGGTCTTACCATTACTAATATTGTGAAGGTTTATATTCCTGTTCTTTTTGAAAAAGGTTTATTCAGAAAGTGGAAACATTTTGGCCGAACTATTTTATATGGTATTATCTCAGTCGGTGTATTTATCCTGTTATATTTATGGAGGCTTGATTTCAGACTTCAATTAATTATTAATCAAACATCCTCTCAATACGAGCGGTTTTCCAAACCAAAAGTAACGCCTTTGTGGGATATGATGACATCATGGTTTTGGGGTGGCAGCATGTTATTTCCGAGCTTTATCACCAGAGATTACACCAGTAGAACAGGTTTTGAATATAAAGCATTATTCATGGATGTTTATTCTTCCTGGGCATCTTATCTTTTTGTTGCTCTAATTGCCTTACTCCTTATTTGGAGCCTTATTTCCAATTATAAAAACAAACTGGTTATAATACTTGGATTATCACTTTTGTGTGATGTTATTATACATTGTGTATTAAAGTTCGGATTACATACATCCTATATTTACGGAGGCCATTTTATATTTGTTGTCCCTATGTTATTAGGATGGCTTTTTTACAGCCAAAAAGGAAATCCAAAAACTATTTCGGCTATCTGGGTTGTTTTAATTATTTTATTCGCTTATTTAGGCTTTAATAACATCTACAGACTAACCGAGTTCATAACTTTCGCAAATCAATATTATCGATAA
- a CDS encoding RNA polymerase sigma factor — translation MDKELIEIIEQCQENDRKAQELLYRRYSNVLFSICLRYSGSYENAQDVFQEGFILIFKKITQYSFSGSFEGWIKRVMVNLNLEKHRQKEIWLTEIEENMPLIDEEDNDSDDFQNVNYQDLIKYVQNLPTQYRQVFNLYVFEEYTHNEIAESLKISPGTSKSNLSRAREILRKELMKIKHKAE, via the coding sequence TTGGATAAAGAACTAATTGAGATTATTGAACAGTGCCAAGAAAACGATAGGAAAGCACAAGAACTTTTGTATCGGAGGTATTCTAATGTTTTGTTCTCAATATGTCTGAGGTATTCCGGCAGTTATGAAAATGCACAGGATGTATTTCAGGAAGGTTTTATCCTTATTTTTAAAAAAATCACACAGTATAGCTTTTCAGGCTCCTTTGAAGGCTGGATAAAGCGTGTGATGGTTAACCTAAATCTTGAAAAACACAGGCAGAAAGAGATTTGGTTAACTGAAATAGAGGAAAATATGCCTCTTATAGATGAAGAAGATAATGATTCAGATGATTTTCAGAACGTTAATTATCAAGATCTTATAAAATATGTTCAAAACCTGCCAACACAGTATAGGCAGGTTTTTAACCTTTACGTTTTTGAAGAATATACACATAACGAAATTGCAGAAAGCTTAAAAATATCCCCCGGAACATCCAAATCCAACCTATCCAGAGCAAGAGAGATTCTTAGAAAAGAATTGATGAAAATAAAACATAAAGCAGAATGA
- a CDS encoding LytR/AlgR family response regulator transcription factor yields MIKTLIIEDEKPAARRLERMLSTFPELEIQKVIHSVEDGVQWLSENEHPKLIFSDIVLGDGLSFDIFEKIPTKSFIIYTTAFDQYTLKAFKLNSIDYLLKPIDEEDLTKAIDKFKSFIPSGEVTPSYEVKSMLGKEKTTLSRILVKIGYNLKIVMTSEVSCFYSENKIVYLQTAERSFPTDFSLEELENVLDETQFFRVNRQFMINLNYIKSIHTSPVYKVEMSYQPDVEITVSRDRVKDFKDWLVR; encoded by the coding sequence ATGATTAAAACACTCATTATTGAAGACGAAAAACCCGCAGCACGACGTCTGGAGCGAATGCTCTCTACGTTTCCGGAACTTGAAATCCAAAAGGTTATACATTCCGTAGAAGACGGGGTACAATGGCTTTCGGAGAATGAACATCCTAAGCTGATTTTTTCTGATATTGTTCTGGGGGATGGGCTTTCGTTTGACATTTTTGAGAAAATACCGACCAAGAGTTTTATCATTTACACAACTGCTTTTGATCAATATACGCTGAAGGCATTCAAGCTAAATAGTATTGATTATCTCCTTAAACCAATTGATGAAGAGGATCTTACAAAAGCTATTGATAAGTTTAAAAGCTTCATTCCGTCCGGAGAGGTGACGCCGTCTTATGAAGTAAAATCAATGCTCGGAAAAGAAAAAACAACTCTTTCACGTATACTGGTGAAAATAGGTTATAATCTGAAGATTGTAATGACATCAGAAGTTAGTTGTTTTTATAGTGAAAATAAAATAGTATATCTCCAGACAGCAGAGCGTAGTTTTCCTACAGACTTTTCTCTTGAAGAACTGGAAAATGTTCTCGATGAGACACAGTTCTTCAGGGTAAACAGACAGTTCATGATTAATCTGAATTATATTAAAAGTATTCATACATCACCTGTTTATAAAGTTGAAATGAGCTATCAGCCTGATGTTGAAATTACGGTGAGCCGAGACAGGGTGAAAGATTTCAAAGACTGGCTGGTTCGGTAA
- a CDS encoding 2TM domain-containing protein produces the protein MEINDQQEAYSEARKQVRREARLYGNVLMCCAFWGFAGLNDIFDFVNIPRWIVIVFIIITIFTALKLIKVIFSGMIFNKSWEENRIRELMRKNN, from the coding sequence ATGGAAATAAATGATCAACAAGAAGCTTATTCAGAAGCCAGAAAACAGGTTCGAAGAGAAGCACGACTTTATGGAAATGTACTAATGTGTTGTGCTTTCTGGGGCTTTGCGGGGCTCAATGATATTTTTGATTTTGTGAATATCCCACGATGGATCGTAATAGTGTTTATCATTATAACCATATTTACGGCATTAAAACTTATAAAGGTTATCTTCTCCGGGATGATTTTTAACAAAAGCTGGGAAGAAAACAGAATCAGAGAGTTAATGAGAAAGAATAATTAA
- a CDS encoding 2TM domain-containing protein encodes MKSYFNNDSESFSDEEIEFLEAKRRVKEIRGFYIHFLIYLAVNVFILAENFYNYHQIGWTNIYVPVLWGIVVLIHAGSIFLPGIIFGDDWEKKKIKKLMEKYKSQNKYD; translated from the coding sequence ATGAAAAGTTATTTTAATAATGATTCAGAATCCTTTTCGGATGAAGAAATAGAATTTCTTGAAGCCAAAAGAAGAGTAAAAGAAATTAGAGGGTTTTATATCCATTTTCTGATATATTTGGCAGTAAATGTTTTCATATTGGCGGAAAATTTTTATAATTATCATCAGATAGGATGGACAAATATATATGTACCTGTTTTATGGGGAATTGTAGTCCTTATTCATGCAGGATCTATTTTTCTTCCGGGGATAATTTTTGGAGACGACTGGGAAAAAAAGAAAATAAAAAAGTTAATGGAAAAATATAAATCTCAGAATAAATATGATTAA
- the nagB gene encoding glucosamine-6-phosphate deaminase encodes MQRLNLLEETRFEKIPVTVYSSETEATKTVANRIAQLIKDKQAKGEKAVLGLATGVTPIKVYQELVRLHKEEGLSFHNVVTFNLDEYYPMLPNEPQSYVTFMNENLFNHVDVPKENIHIPDGSIKEEEVAEFCKEYEQKINAFGGLDIQVLGIGRTGHIGFNEPGAAPNSGTRMVTLDDLTRKDASRDFGGKENVPKKAITMGVGSIFKAREIILMAWNKKKAPIIKKAVEGEVSSDIPATYLQLSQNVEFIVDEDAASLLTRFDKPWLAQDIEWDDVITKKAVVWLSQKLGKPILKLTDDDYNTHGMDKLITEKGPAYNMNIKIFNELQHTITGWPGGKPNVDDSQRPERANPAKKNVLLFSPHPDDDVISMGGTFIKLADQGHNVHVAYQTSGNAAVWDDDVLRYLEFAEDFSKLVGFDDQKVKNIYKDNVEIFDQKKPNQTDTEFIRKVKFLIRKGEAIAGARFVGLNEDQIHFQDLPFYDRRKFDKSSSYEDDIQQTIELLREVKPHQVFAAGDFEDPHGTHKVCFDIILEALKRLKETDEWTKDCWLWMYRGAWHEFPIHEIEMAVPLSPQEVYKKRLAIFKHQSQKDLPVFPGDDAREFWVRAEDRTSETAQLYNNLGLAEYEAIEAFVRYKF; translated from the coding sequence ATGCAAAGATTAAATCTATTAGAAGAGACCAGATTTGAAAAAATTCCAGTAACGGTCTATTCTTCAGAAACGGAAGCTACAAAGACTGTTGCAAACAGAATAGCACAGTTAATTAAAGATAAACAAGCTAAAGGAGAAAAAGCGGTGCTAGGCCTTGCGACAGGTGTTACACCAATAAAGGTTTATCAGGAATTGGTAAGACTTCATAAAGAGGAAGGACTAAGTTTTCACAACGTTGTTACCTTCAATCTGGACGAGTATTATCCAATGCTGCCAAACGAACCTCAGAGTTATGTAACTTTCATGAATGAAAATCTTTTCAATCATGTTGATGTGCCAAAAGAGAACATTCATATTCCTGATGGTAGTATTAAAGAAGAAGAGGTAGCAGAGTTCTGTAAAGAATATGAGCAAAAGATCAACGCTTTCGGAGGTTTAGATATCCAGGTTCTTGGGATCGGGCGTACCGGGCATATTGGTTTTAACGAGCCAGGAGCAGCGCCAAATTCAGGAACAAGAATGGTGACACTGGACGATCTTACACGTAAAGATGCATCCAGAGATTTCGGAGGAAAGGAAAACGTTCCGAAGAAAGCAATCACAATGGGGGTCGGGTCTATATTCAAAGCCAGAGAGATTATTCTAATGGCTTGGAATAAGAAAAAAGCTCCGATTATTAAAAAAGCTGTTGAAGGAGAGGTGTCTTCTGATATTCCGGCAACTTATCTGCAACTTTCACAGAACGTTGAGTTTATCGTTGATGAAGATGCTGCATCGTTATTAACAAGGTTTGATAAGCCTTGGTTGGCTCAGGATATTGAGTGGGATGATGTAATTACTAAAAAAGCTGTTGTATGGTTGTCTCAGAAATTAGGCAAACCAATTCTTAAACTTACGGATGACGATTATAATACTCATGGTATGGATAAGCTGATTACCGAGAAAGGTCCGGCTTATAACATGAATATTAAGATCTTTAACGAATTACAACATACTATTACCGGATGGCCAGGTGGAAAACCTAATGTAGATGATTCTCAGAGACCGGAAAGAGCAAATCCAGCAAAGAAAAATGTATTGTTATTCTCTCCGCATCCTGATGATGATGTAATTTCTATGGGAGGAACCTTCATAAAGCTGGCGGATCAGGGACATAATGTCCATGTAGCATACCAGACTTCAGGAAATGCAGCTGTTTGGGATGATGATGTATTGAGATATTTAGAATTTGCTGAAGATTTCTCTAAACTGGTTGGCTTCGACGATCAGAAAGTAAAAAATATCTACAAAGATAATGTAGAGATTTTCGACCAGAAAAAGCCAAATCAAACGGATACGGAATTTATAAGAAAAGTTAAGTTCCTGATCAGAAAAGGAGAAGCAATTGCCGGAGCTCGTTTTGTAGGGTTGAATGAAGACCAGATTCATTTTCAGGATCTTCCGTTCTATGACAGAAGAAAATTCGATAAAAGCAGCTCATACGAAGATGATATCCAGCAGACAATTGAGCTACTGAGAGAAGTAAAGCCTCATCAGGTTTTTGCAGCAGGAGATTTTGAAGATCCACACGGAACTCATAAGGTATGTTTCGATATTATTTTAGAGGCTTTAAAAAGGCTAAAAGAAACTGATGAGTGGACAAAAGACTGTTGGTTATGGATGTACCGCGGTGCATGGCATGAATTCCCGATCCATGAGATCGAAATGGCAGTACCACTTTCCCCACAGGAAGTTTATAAGAAAAGATTAGCAATATTCAAACACCAGTCACAGAAAGATTTACCGGTT
- a CDS encoding TonB-dependent receptor, whose amino-acid sequence MLLRLLFSIFIFVFSLMQAQVTISGKVTSKGKGLKNVSVTLKDTYDGATTDANGNYTFQTSEKGTQTLAYSSSDYAEVVKEVVIVSQNLVVNAEMKSSFNEINAVVITAGSIEASDKNRASALLKPLDIYTTAGADAQITSALGFLPGVQKVGESEGLFVRGGTGTESKIFMDGNLINNYFTNSVPGIAGRDRFNTSLFKGNVFSSGGYSALYGQALSSVLTLESIDLPERTSADFGLSPIFATGSFQKVDSARTHSYGIQAAYSNLALMTKVFKFNTNFDNGPAGFSTNANFRIKTKKGGFIKYYGSYDSNDMSLKQESLESKYNETGVKMKGDNTFHNLSYREKLGRYTLNLGSTFTYNKNNMNLDFLNNGQRVYGIGIENHGSYFNAKAVLERKINKASIIRGGVEFQNSIEDMTYQPENAARFKKHYQDLISSVFAETDLALDQRFSARIGVRAENSSYLSQWNFSPRLALAYRISKEWTSSLAYGIFYQNPESKYINYPAPLGFQRADHYIFQIQRTANERSFRLEAFYKDYRKLTKTYNYGDLQNQTSFNNIQSAVNVNGDGFAKGFELFWRDKKTIKNVDYWVSYSYLDSKRDFLNYPYSLNPNFASKHTLSFVAKRFFTSLKTQVNASYTFNSGRPYYDIISQNGQNIIRNEGTVKDFSALNLSINYLPNLGKKNAKSFPVFVLSVNNVLNTKNIYGYNFASNGQSSALRPPVNTFVFVGVFISFGIDRTQDAINSTL is encoded by the coding sequence ATGCTACTAAGACTACTATTTTCGATTTTTATTTTTGTGTTCTCTCTAATGCAGGCACAGGTGACAATCTCCGGAAAAGTTACTTCTAAAGGAAAGGGACTAAAAAATGTTTCTGTGACTTTGAAAGATACCTATGATGGTGCTACAACTGATGCTAATGGTAATTACACATTTCAGACTTCCGAAAAAGGGACTCAGACACTGGCATATAGTAGTTCTGATTATGCGGAAGTAGTAAAGGAAGTTGTAATAGTTTCTCAGAATCTTGTAGTCAATGCAGAAATGAAATCTTCTTTTAACGAAATAAATGCTGTTGTCATTACTGCCGGATCTATTGAGGCAAGTGATAAAAACAGAGCCTCGGCATTGCTGAAGCCATTGGACATTTATACTACCGCCGGGGCAGATGCACAGATTACATCGGCTTTAGGATTTCTTCCCGGAGTTCAGAAAGTAGGTGAAAGCGAAGGTTTGTTTGTAAGAGGAGGAACAGGAACGGAAAGTAAAATATTTATGGACGGTAATCTTATTAATAATTACTTTACAAATTCAGTTCCGGGAATAGCAGGAAGAGATCGTTTTAATACTTCGTTGTTTAAAGGAAATGTCTTTTCTTCTGGTGGATATTCTGCCCTTTACGGGCAGGCACTTTCTTCAGTTTTAACTTTAGAGAGCATTGATTTACCGGAAAGGACATCTGCAGACTTTGGATTATCTCCAATATTTGCAACGGGATCTTTTCAGAAAGTAGACAGTGCCAGAACTCATTCATATGGTATTCAAGCCGCTTATTCTAATTTGGCACTGATGACCAAAGTATTTAAATTCAATACTAATTTTGACAACGGCCCAGCAGGATTTTCAACCAATGCGAACTTTAGAATAAAGACAAAAAAGGGAGGATTTATTAAATATTATGGAAGCTATGATAGCAATGATATGTCCTTGAAACAAGAAAGTCTGGAATCAAAGTATAATGAAACAGGCGTAAAAATGAAAGGAGACAATACTTTTCATAACCTGTCTTATAGAGAAAAATTAGGCAGATATACATTAAATCTGGGCTCCACATTTACCTATAATAAAAATAATATGAATCTCGATTTTCTGAATAACGGACAAAGAGTTTACGGAATCGGAATTGAGAATCACGGATCATATTTCAATGCAAAAGCCGTTTTGGAGAGAAAAATCAACAAAGCCTCTATTATTCGTGGTGGAGTGGAATTTCAGAATAGTATTGAAGATATGACCTATCAACCAGAAAATGCAGCTCGATTTAAAAAGCATTATCAGGATCTTATATCTTCAGTTTTTGCTGAAACAGATTTGGCTTTGGATCAGCGGTTTTCAGCGCGTATAGGAGTAAGAGCAGAAAACTCCTCTTACCTTTCCCAGTGGAATTTTTCACCAAGACTGGCACTAGCCTACAGAATTTCAAAAGAGTGGACCAGCTCATTAGCCTATGGTATTTTCTATCAGAATCCAGAATCTAAATATATCAATTATCCGGCGCCATTAGGCTTCCAGAGAGCAGATCACTACATATTTCAGATTCAGAGAACAGCGAATGAAAGAAGTTTCCGTCTGGAAGCCTTTTATAAGGATTATAGAAAGCTTACAAAAACTTATAATTATGGAGATCTGCAAAATCAAACTTCTTTTAATAATATTCAGTCAGCTGTTAATGTAAATGGAGATGGATTTGCTAAAGGATTTGAATTATTCTGGAGGGATAAAAAAACGATTAAGAATGTTGATTATTGGGTTTCTTATTCTTATTTGGATAGTAAGAGAGATTTTTTAAACTATCCATATAGTCTGAATCCTAATTTTGCATCAAAACATACACTTTCATTTGTGGCAAAAAGATTCTTTACCAGTCTTAAAACACAGGTCAACGCATCTTATACCTTCAATAGTGGAAGACCATATTATGATATTATTTCACAAAACGGGCAAAACATCATCCGAAATGAAGGAACAGTAAAAGATTTTAGTGCTCTGAATTTAAGCATTAACTACCTTCCCAATCTTGGAAAGAAAAATGCAAAATCATTTCCGGTATTTGTACTGAGTGTGAATAATGTTCTGAATACTAAAAATATATATGGATATAACTTTGCTTCGAATGGACAAAGCTCAGCTCTCAGACCACCAGTAAATACATTTGTTTTCGTTGGAGTGTTCATCAGTTTTGGAATCGATAGAACTCAGGATGCCATTAACAGTACATTATAA
- a CDS encoding 2TM domain-containing protein encodes MFVTEIKKMNRKFFIICAWITIVCTIIFGIIEPGYISWENIWKSFVISSMYCLLLSMSQGYLNGFLDKKWSWIEDTKKRLIYGVSLTVVVTIATVFLCNYVNFVLIQNVSTEKFFSRDYNFVNWFFINFALLISAIFHARGFMNAWKSAAKKAVTEQKIIASSANAQFESLKNQLDPHFLFNSLNVLSALIEENPDNAQKFTSSMSKIYRYVLEQKDKEVVSLEEEMNFARTYIELLKYRFEDSIVFHLNIDADNSKDFVVPLSLQLLLENCIKHNHATSAKPLNIEIFVHEGYLVIRNNLQKREVPNEKSGIGLSNIVQRYNLLTKRNVFIENDEEYFSVKIPILTHKNNAMQVNYENDEREAYKKASRRVKEIKDFYSNLISYCCVIPFLVVINLMTSPGFYWFVFPMLGWGLGVAIHGFTTFGIGKSWEERKIQELMNKEKNTQQWK; translated from the coding sequence ATGTTTGTAACAGAAATTAAGAAAATGAACCGAAAATTTTTTATCATATGTGCCTGGATTACGATTGTATGCACAATAATATTTGGTATTATTGAGCCAGGCTATATCTCTTGGGAAAACATATGGAAATCTTTCGTCATTTCTTCTATGTATTGTCTTCTTTTATCCATGTCTCAGGGGTATCTTAATGGATTCTTAGATAAAAAATGGAGCTGGATAGAGGACACTAAAAAAAGACTTATTTACGGAGTATCATTAACCGTTGTGGTCACAATTGCTACTGTGTTTTTATGCAACTATGTTAACTTCGTTCTGATACAAAATGTAAGTACTGAGAAGTTTTTCTCAAGGGATTATAATTTTGTCAATTGGTTTTTTATCAATTTTGCTTTGCTTATTTCAGCTATTTTCCATGCCAGAGGTTTTATGAATGCATGGAAGTCTGCAGCGAAAAAAGCTGTTACTGAACAGAAGATTATTGCTTCTTCAGCAAATGCACAATTTGAAAGTCTTAAAAATCAGTTAGACCCACATTTTTTGTTTAATTCTTTAAATGTACTGAGTGCACTAATTGAAGAAAACCCGGATAATGCACAAAAGTTTACTTCCTCAATGTCTAAGATTTACAGATATGTTCTGGAACAAAAAGATAAAGAAGTGGTTTCTTTGGAGGAAGAGATGAATTTTGCCAGAACCTATATAGAGCTTTTGAAATACCGCTTTGAAGACAGTATCGTATTTCATTTGAACATAGATGCAGATAATTCTAAAGATTTCGTGGTACCGCTTTCATTACAGTTACTTTTGGAAAACTGTATTAAGCATAATCATGCCACATCTGCCAAGCCATTAAATATAGAAATATTTGTCCACGAAGGATATCTTGTTATCAGAAATAACCTTCAGAAAAGAGAAGTTCCAAATGAAAAATCAGGAATTGGACTTTCTAATATTGTGCAACGATACAATCTTTTGACAAAGAGAAATGTTTTCATTGAAAACGATGAAGAATACTTCAGTGTAAAAATACCAATACTAACTCATAAAAATAACGCCATGCAAGTAAATTATGAAAACGATGAAAGAGAAGCTTATAAGAAGGCTTCGCGTAGAGTAAAAGAAATTAAAGATTTCTATTCCAATCTTATTTCTTACTGTTGTGTGATACCGTTTTTAGTTGTTATCAATCTAATGACGTCACCAGGATTTTACTGGTTTGTTTTCCCTATGCTGGGGTGGGGGCTAGGAGTAGCAATCCATGGATTTACCACTTTTGGAATTGGTAAAAGTTGGGAAGAAAGAAAGATACAAGAGCTAATGAACAAAGAAAAAAATACACAGCAATGGAAATAA
- a CDS encoding GLPGLI family protein: MKKLTLLFVLTFGVMVMAQETANRFIYEMTYKPKKDSTKLEKELMVLDISKSKSIYQDYTNVSQDSIMKDAVEKMKRAGAFNPDFSKNMKKAKISYRVNKSYPSMKIQYVEVLMSMGKFTPIAYSEDLKFNWKVLPDKTKIGEYNAQKATTEFGGRKWTAWFSTDLPFQDGPYKFYGLPGLIVKIEDEAKDYSWVLQANKKVSDYNEKTYMEQTFMPNATVAELSKEKFDKTFNEYKKDPFGSMRQYLTPEVMKQKIPGSEKTIGDMMKEGERDMNRLYNSVDNPIEVKSTVQMGKGSQEVVK, translated from the coding sequence ATGAAAAAACTGACCCTCCTTTTTGTATTAACATTCGGAGTAATGGTTATGGCTCAGGAAACGGCTAACCGTTTTATTTATGAAATGACGTATAAGCCGAAGAAAGACTCTACAAAGTTAGAGAAAGAATTAATGGTTTTAGATATTTCTAAATCTAAGTCTATATATCAAGACTATACTAATGTATCACAGGACTCCATCATGAAAGATGCTGTGGAAAAAATGAAAAGAGCAGGAGCTTTCAATCCGGATTTTAGTAAGAATATGAAAAAGGCAAAAATCTCATATAGAGTAAATAAGTCTTATCCATCTATGAAAATCCAATATGTGGAAGTATTGATGTCTATGGGTAAGTTTACACCAATAGCATACTCTGAAGATCTAAAATTTAACTGGAAAGTTCTTCCGGATAAAACAAAAATAGGAGAATATAATGCACAGAAAGCAACTACAGAATTTGGAGGAAGAAAATGGACAGCGTGGTTCAGTACCGATTTACCTTTTCAGGATGGACCTTATAAATTTTATGGACTACCAGGACTCATTGTAAAAATTGAAGATGAAGCCAAAGACTATTCGTGGGTACTCCAGGCAAATAAAAAGGTCTCTGATTACAATGAGAAAACTTATATGGAACAGACATTTATGCCTAATGCAACTGTAGCTGAGCTATCGAAAGAAAAATTTGACAAGACTTTCAATGAGTATAAAAAGGATCCGTTTGGATCTATGAGACAGTATCTTACACCAGAAGTAATGAAGCAAAAGATACCAGGATCTGAAAAAACGATCGGAGATATGATGAAGGAAGGAGAAAGGGATATGAACAGACTTTATAACTCTGTTGATAATCCAATTGAAGTTAAATCAACAGTACAAATGGGTAAAGGCTCCCAGGAAGTAGTAAAATAA
- a CDS encoding superoxide dismutase family protein produces MKNLKILSLGILGAVFTVSCATKEVSYAITPKSGTATGGTVTFKQMGKNVVMNVDAKGLTPGVHAIHIHDKPDCSAPDGTSTGGHWNPAGSDHGKWGAEHFHMGDIGNLNADDKGNAKLTFKTSKWCIGCTDNTKNILNHGLIIHAAADDFHTQPTGNAGGRVGCVEIK; encoded by the coding sequence ATGAAAAATTTAAAAATATTATCCTTAGGTATTCTGGGAGCTGTATTTACAGTTTCATGTGCAACTAAGGAAGTAAGTTATGCTATTACCCCTAAAAGCGGAACAGCAACAGGAGGAACAGTAACCTTTAAACAGATGGGAAAAAATGTTGTAATGAATGTTGATGCAAAAGGATTAACACCAGGGGTACATGCTATTCATATTCATGACAAGCCAGACTGCTCAGCTCCGGACGGAACATCTACCGGCGGACACTGGAATCCTGCAGGAAGTGACCATGGCAAATGGGGTGCAGAACATTTCCATATGGGAGATATAGGTAACCTTAATGCTGATGATAAGGGTAATGCAAAATTGACTTTTAAAACAAGTAAATGGTGTATTGGCTGCACTGATAATACTAAAAATATCCTGAATCACGGACTAATCATCCATGCAGCTGCAGACGACTTTCATACTCAGCCTACTGGAAATGCTGGCGGACGAGTTGGATGTGTAGAAATTAAATAA